A stretch of DNA from Desulfobacterales bacterium:
GAATTCCTTTGAAGAAGCAGGAGAGAAGACCCATCGTTCCCGTGTAGGCAACTTTGGCGGCCCCTATCTGGATCGCGCGAAGACCAAAACTCGTTACCGTTGCGGCGCCAAGCGCATCCCACGAAGAATAGGGGCCGTAACTGACCAGAAACGCCATGAACACAGATCCAAGAAGATTTCCGACGTAAACGAAGATCCACAGATAAATGAGTTTTCTCATTCCTATATGACCCTGAAGGATCGACATCGGAGCAAACATCGCATCGCCGGTAAAAAGTTCAGCACCGGTGAACACAACAAGAATCAGCCCAACCGGGAAAACCGCACCAACGATGAATTGTGCGATTCCCGGGCCGAAAATATCTGCGACACCGGTCGAACTCACTGTTGCAAGCGTAGCGCCCATTGCCACATAGGCGCCGGCAAGAAATGCACGAACCAGCATATTGAATGCCGGAAGACTGGTTTTTGTAACACCAGCGGTTCCAATTTTCACGCAAACCTGCGCAGGACTGAATGTAACCATAATATAACCCCTTCACAATTCAGTCAGAAAACCCAATGTGATGTGTTTATACCCGGTATGAAAGAGC
This window harbors:
- a CDS encoding formate/nitrite transporter family protein — encoded protein: MVTFSPAQVCVKIGTAGVTKTSLPAFNMLVRAFLAGAYVAMGATLATVSSTGVADIFGPGIAQFIVGAVFPVGLILVVFTGAELFTGDAMFAPMSILQGHIGMRKLIYLWIFVYVGNLLGSVFMAFLVSYGPYSSWDALGAATVTSFGLRAIQIGAAKVAYTGTMGLLSCFFKGILCNWLVCLALFLGFAADDVISKIAALWFPIMAFAASGFEHCVANMFFIPAAIITNGFTGNTVTNLNWAGMWTNNIIWTTLGNIVGAVVFMAIVYYYCYKSEICTLCAETKGGKA